GCGTCATCTGCGTTATCATGAAAGGGGTTTTTTATCTTCATGGAACCGGGAGCGGGGCATGAGTCTTCTGGTCGTGGGGTCGATGGCGTTCGACAGCATCAGGTCGCCGTTCGGCGAGGTGGAGCGGGTGATCGGAGGATCGGCGACCTACTTCTCCCTCGCGGCGAGCTACCTGACCCCCGTGCGGCTTGTTTCTGTCGTTGGAAGGGACTTCCCGAAGGGGACGCTCGACATGCTCTCCGCCCGGGGGATCGATCTCCAGGGATTGAAGGTTGCGGATGGGGTCACCTTCCAATGGAAGGGGTATTACGAGTACGACCTGAACATCGCCCACACGGTGAAGACGGACCTGAACGTGTTCGAGAATTTCGCCCCCGTCCTTCCGGCGTCGTACCGGGAATCCCGCTACGTCTTCCTCGGGAACATCGATCCGAAGCTGCAGCTGGACATCCTCGCCCAGGTGCGCGAGCCGAAGATCGTCGCGCTCGACACGATGAACTTCTGGATCGGGAAGAGCCCGCAGCTGCTGCGGGAAGTCATCCGGAGCGTCGACATCGTCGTCATCAACGAGGCGGAGGTCCGGGAGCTGACGGGGGAGTTCAACCTCGTAAAGGCGGCCCGGAAGCTGATGCGCATGGGGCCGGGACGCGTCGTGATCAAGCGGGGGGAATACGGCGTCCTCCACCTCTCCGACGGGGAGATCTTCGCGGCTCCGGCGTACCCGCTGGAGACGATCTTCGACCCCACCGGGGCGGGGGACAGCTTCGCGGGCGGCTTCATGGGGTACCTGTCCTCGCGGGACGGTGCCGCCCTCACGGAGATGGATTACCGGCTGGCCACGATCTACGGCAGCGCCATCGCCTCCTTCACGGTGGAGGCGTTCAGCACCGAGCGGTTGCAGGGGCTTTCCCGCGAGGAGATCGACTCCCGCCTCGCGGCGTACCGGACCCTCACGGAATTCGGGGTCTGAACGGGGGAGGAACGGAGGGGCTCCGACGATGGCGACGCTGACCAAAGCCGCGAGGATGGCCTGGGAGATCGCCGCGGCCGAGGCCGCCCGGCTTCGGCACCCGCTCATCGAGCGGGAGCACCTCCTGATCGGGCTGTGCAGCCTGAGGAAAATCCTGCAATACCTGGACTACACCCACATCGAGTCGCTCCCGGTCGATCTCCTCCGGGAAGAGGCGGACGGGATACAGCGGGTGCTCGCGCCCCTCGGGATCGCCGCTCCGTCGATCCGCCGCGGGGTGCGGTCCCGGCTTCGGCCGGGGAACACGGTGCACGCGGATCGGGCCGTCCACCGCAGCGAGGAGTGCAAGAGGTACTTCCGGCGGGCGGGAGAGATCGTGAAGGGCGGCGGGGAGGTCGCCGTGCGCCACCTGTTCGCCGCCGTTCTCGAGGACCCGGGTCCGGTCGTCTCCGCGGTGCTCGCGGGCGCGGGGGTTTCCCCGGGCGTTCTCCGCGAGAAGCTGCTCCTCGAAAGCGAGCTGGAGCAGGTGCCGATCCCGGTCCGCGAGGAAACCGGGAACCTGCCCGACGTTCCCGAGCCGGTACCCTCCGATACGCCGCTCCTGGACCGGTACGGCAGGGACATCACCCGGGCCGCGCGGGAGGGGCGCCTCATGCCGTTCGTCGATTCCGACCGGACCCGCAAGACGCTTCGCCAGCTCATCAAGGTCCTGATGATGCCCACCAAGAACAACCCCGTACTCGTGGGGGAGGCGGGAGTCGGGAAGACCGCCGTCGTCGAGGCGCTGGCGGAGCGGATCGCCCTCGGGCGGGACCGCCGGTTCCTCCCGGGCCGCAGGCTGGTCGAGCTGTCGATGGCGGAGATGGTGGCGGGGACGAAGTACCGGGGCGAGTTCGAGGAGCGCCTGACCCGGGTGATCGAGGAGGTCCGGTCGCATCCGGAGGTGATCCTGTTCATCGACGAGTTCCACACGGTGGCCGGGGCGGGGCGCGCCGAGGGGGCCCCGATGGACGCGGGGAACATCATGAAGCCGGCGCTGGCGCGCGGGGAACTCCGGTGCATCGGAGCGACGACGGTCACGGAGTATCGGCACAGCGTCGAGAAGGATCCGGCGCTGGAGCGCCGGTTCCAGCCGGTCCAGGTCGCCGAGCCCGGAAGGGACGAGACGCTGGAGATCCTGCAGGGGGTCCGGTCCCACCGGGAGAGCCACTTCGGCGTGACGATCGCGGACGAGACGCTGTCCGCCACCGTCGAGCTCGCCGTGCGGTTCGACCCGACGCACTTCCTCCCCGACAAGGCGATCGATCTCCTCGACCGGGCCTGCGCGGAGTGCCGGGTTCCGCTCCTCTCCATGGCGGCGAACTCCGACCGGTACGACGCCGTGGGCGTCGCCGTGGTCACGCCGGAGCACGCCGCCCGGGCGGTGGTCGAAAAGATGGGGATCCCGATCGAGGTGGCCCGGGGAGGGCTCGGGGGGATCGCCGAATCCCGGGTACGGGGGCTCGAGGAGCACCTCAACCGGCACATCGTCGGACAGGGGGAGGCGATCTCCAGGATTTGCCGCCGTCTCGTCCTTTCCCATGCAGGGTTCGGGGACCGCCGCCGGCCGATGGGCGTCTTCCTGTTCCTCGGTCCCTCCGGGGTGGGGAAGACCGAGGTGGCGCGGCGGATCGCCACGTACCTTTTCGCGAACGAACGCGCATTCATCCACCTGGACATGTCGGAGTTCCAGGAGGAGGCCAGCGTGTCCCGCCTCATCGGGGCCGCGCCGGGCTACGTCGGATACGAAGAGGGGGGCCGGCTCGTCGCCCGGTTGCGGACCACCCCGTACTCGGTGGTCCTGCTCGACGAGGTCGAAAAGGCGTCCCCACGGGTGTTCGACCTGTTCCTGCAGCTGTTCGACGAGGCCAAGATCACCGATGCGCAGGGACACACCGCGGACGCCCGCCACACGATCTTCATCATGACGGGAAACATCCCCGTCCGGAAGGAGATGGGATTCCGCGCGGGCGAGGCGGCGGTGGCGGAAGGCGCCGCGCTGGCCGAGGTCCGGCGCCGGTTCCGCCCGGAGTTCCTCAACCGCGTGGACGAGCAGATCGTCTTCCGGGCGCTCACTCCCGACGACGTCCGGAAGGTGCTGGCGCTCCAGATCGCCGAACTGTCGGAGAGCCTTCTCGCCGACCACGGGGTGGCGCTCGAAATGGACGCGGACGCGACCGACTGGCTCGCCGCGGAAGGATACCGGCCGGAGTACGGGGTCCGGGAGCTCGCCCGGGCCGTGGACCGCTGGATCCGGGCGCCGATCGGGGCGATGAGCGCCGAGGGGGAGCTCTCGCGCAGGGCGGCCTCGGGCACGCCCCTGAAGGTCCGGAAAACGGCGGAAGGCCTCCGGGTCGGGTAGAATCCCCCTCCCCGGCCGGGAGCGTCGTTTCCAATCCGGGATTCTTATTCCCTTTCGCACCCCTACCCTGAAATTTCCATTAAACTTTTCGATTCCGCGTGCCGAAATGATCCTTTGGAAGCAATATCATAAGGAGAATAACGCGCTTGGCGAACCAATTCCTGAAATATGTGCCAACGATCAGAGGCCCGGAACTGGAACAGGGTGTCATCCGCCTCGTTCTCTGCACCGCCGCTGCGGCTTGGGTTCATTACGCAGACGTCGTTTTTCAGGTGAGGTTGATCGCGCTTGTATACATCGTATTTTCCGTCCTGGTCCTTGTTTCCCTTCTCTTGTATCCAGAAGCGAACGCGGGCCGCCGCTTGATGGCGATGACCTTGGACATGCTGGTACCCTGCTATTGCATGTTATTCACGGACAGGTTTGGCGCTCCCCTCGTCCTCATCCTGTTCTGGGACATGTTCGGTTACACGTTCCGTTACGGGAAGAGATATCTGATCTACGGAATCTTCCTCTCCGTCGCAGGCTTCGGCTACGTGGTAGCGAGTACTCCATACTGGATCGCGAACCGGGAGTTGGGAATCAGCCTTCTTCTGGCCATCACCGTAATGCCCGCCGTGTTTGTCGGGATCATGGTAAAGAAGGTCCAGGACGCCATGTCGAAGGCGGAAGTCGCCAATCGGGCGAAATCCCTCTTTGTATCCAACATGTCGCACGAACTCCGGACACCGCTGAACGGCATCCTGGGCACCCTGGAACTTCTCGTGGGCACCCGGATGGACCCGGAACAACTTGAGTACATGGGGAATATCAAGAATTCCGGGGACGCCCTCCTGTCGTTGGTCAACGATGTGCTGGATTTCTCCAAGATCGAGGCGGGGAAACTCTCCATCTCCCCCGAAGAGATGGACCTCCACGCCTTCCTGAAGTCCGGCGTCGCGATCGTCTTCGGACAAATTCGCTCAAAAGGGTTGACGTTTCGCGTCGTCGTGTCGCCCGACCTTCCCTTCCTTGTGAAAGGGGACGAGACCCGGATTCGCCAGGTTCTCTCGAACCTCCTTTCCAACGCCGCAAAGTTCACGGAAAAGGGTCAGATCACCCTGAAGGTTCTCCGTGAATCGGAGGACGCTTCCAAACTGGTGGTTCGGTTCGAGGTGACCGACACGGGCATCGGCATGTCGGAAGAGCAACGGAAGCGGATTTTCGACCGGTTCAACCAGGCAGATACCTCGATCACCCGGAGATACGGAGGGACGGGGCTCGGGATGACGATTTCCAAGGAACTGGTCGACCTCATGGGAGGGCAGATCGGCGTGGAGAGCGCCCAGGGGCGGGGGAGCACATTCTGGTTTACCGTGCCGATGGAGAAACAGCCCGGGAAGAACCTGAGTGAAGCGATGAAGGTCAAGCTCTCGCGTTCGCGGATCACCCTGGTTTCCTGCGACGACCGGGCCGCCACGTCTCTCAACGGGTACCTGCTTTCGTGGAACGTCCGGAATGCTCACAGGGCGTCGAATACCGGGGAGGCCTACGACCACATCAGCCGAATCGTCAAGGACGCCTCCACGTGCCACGTGGTGGTTGTCGTCAAGAAGGGACTGAACGAAAACCCGTACCAGTTCTCGGGATCTCTCGCCCGGATGGGGGCGCTGAAGAACATCCGTCTTCTTCTCGTGGAGGACGATCGGCCTTGCGACTCCGAGGCGCTCCTCGAATCCGCGGAGCACGGTTACCGGGCGATGGTGCCGTCGTACGAGGCGGTGCGGGAGTTCCTCAACGCGATCCATTACGTGCTGCCTTTCAGCGAAGGATGGAATGCGTCCATGACCGGGGCGAACGGTAAGACGGCATCCCATCCGCTGCTCAACGTCCTCGTGGCGGAGGATAACGAGATCAACCAGGTCGTCATCAGCAGGCTGTTGGAGCGTGAAGGCCACCGGGTGAAAACCGTCTCGGACGGGTACGAGGCGCTGCAAGCCCTCCGGAACGAAAAATTCGATGTCGCGCTGTTGGACCTGAACATGCCGGTCATGGGCGGGATGGAGACGGCGAGGCAGTATGCTTCCATCGCCGGCAAGGACGCCATCCCACTCATTGCGCTGACCGCCGACGCAACGCTGGAATCCCGCAAGGAGTGCGAGGCGGCGGGATTCCGGAGGTACATCACAAAACCGTTCGAGGGGAAGCGGGTGTTCTCCGCCATCTACTCTGTGGTCCCTGCGGGTATCGCTACGCCTGCAGAGGGGGATGATGAACAACTTGCGCTCAATCTTCCGGAATCGGGGGCCCCTCCGTCGTCTCCGCGGGAGGAGACGAAACCCGATATTCTCGACACCTCGTACTTAATCCAGATTGAGGCGATGGGGCCTACGCAGGATTTCGTGAAGAACGTCGTGTGGATCTTCATCCGGGACAGCGAGAAACACGTCCGGACTATGGAGCAGGCGGCGAAGGCCGGGGATCTCGGAGCGTTCCGCGATGCCGCGCATGCACTGAAGGGAATGGCCGGCCAGATCGGCGCCCTGACCGTCATGGACCTGGCCCGCAGCCTGGAGTCCATGAAGGAAGGTCACCCCATGTCCGAGCGCTTGGATACGATCGATGAAATCAGGGGAGATCTCGCCGCGGTGAAGCGGACCCTGCTCCGGAGAATATCCTTCGGACACGCGCAGATGAGCGAGGGTTCGGGTTAGGACACCCGCTCCGGAACCGCAGGCGGGGAGTCCGTCCCGGTCCCCTTGTACCGGAGGAAAGCGCGTACCAACTTCAATGCGGTGAAATCCCCGGTGGTCACGATGCGGACCATCCGGTCTCCCGGGAACAGCTTCCGGGAGATCTCCTTTTCCCCGAGACCGGTACGGAAAAGCTCAGCCGCCCTTTCCGCCGCCTCTTCGTACTGGGCAATTTTCCCCCTCACTTTGGATCCCGGCCGCTTCAGCACGGCACCCATGCCGGTGAACATCGCCTCCGGGGCCAGGTCGAGGATTCGCCGAAGCGTCCCGAGGATTTCCGCCAGGTCGTAGCTTCCCCGGAACACCCGGTCGTGACCGGCGATGAAGGCATCTCCGCAAAACAACCAGCCGCGCTCCTCCTCGTGGAGGAGGACGTGGTCCGGGGAGTGGCCGGGCGCGAGGTGTACCCGGTACCGGTGGCCCCCCACCTCCAGCACCTCCGCGATCGGTTCGGCGTGGGCCGGCGCGGGCAACCCGAAATAGAATTTCTGGTACGGGAGAAGCTTCAACCGTCCGGGGAGGGCGATGATCGGGAGTGCCTCCCGGTGAGCGTAGATCGGGGCCTTGAAGATCTTCTGGAGGAGAGCGTTGGCCCCCATGTGGTCTTCGTGGGCATGGGTGTTCACAATGGCTTCGAAAGGTTTGCCCATCAGAAAGGAAACGAGATTCCTGCGCAGGTGGGCGATCCCGGTATCGACGAGGAGGCCGTCGACGAGGTAGCACGCAGCCGGATAGAGCTCTTTCCCGAACAGTTCCCGGGACATAACCATGCGGACGACGCCGCCCTCGATGGCATCCGCGCGGAACATAGGTTCCTTACGCCATCCAAGCGGCGTTGGCCTGCATGACCGGCACGGGGGATGTTCCGCGCACCGGCTCCGTACTCCGGAAGATCATCGAGCAGCGGGTCTGGAAGTTCCCGTACCTCTCTTCGTCCATGTACAACGCGTTCAGGACCTTGCTCTCAAGCATGTACCCGCCGGTAACGCTTTCCCGGTAAATGCCTTCCGGCACCAGAATTTCCCGCTCGATCCGCCGGAGGGCTTCGTAATGCGGCTGCAACCCCGCCCAGATGGACTGGAACGCCCGGAGCGCGAGCTTGCGGGATGTGCCGCCCTTCTTGTGGAAGCGGAAGCAGGATTCGAAGATGGCGTGCTGAAGTTCGCTGGGAAGCATCTGCGCCGGCATGAACCACACTCCATGTCCGTTCTTGTACCGGTCCAGGGCGCCATGGAGGATTCTCTGTCCGTTCAGGAGTTCGTCCACGGTGCCCGTCGTGATGCTCCGGGCGTAGACCTGGGACGTGAAGAGGCCGATCTTGTCGGAGAACTCCGAGATGTTCACAACGTCCTCGTACCTGTCCCCGTCGAATCCGGCGACGAAGGTCGCCAGCATCCCGATACCGTGCTTCCGCAGGCGCTCCGAGGCGAGGTAGTATTTCGGGAGATCGGCCTTCTTGTTCATCTGGAGGAGGCTCGTGCTGCTGATCGATTCCAGCCCGAGGGAAACGTTGGCCATCCCCGCTTCCGACAGCATCCGGATCAGCCTGTCCGACAATGCACCGGGACCGCTGGCGAACTGGTCCGCCCGCATCAAAACGGTAAGCTGCGGCTTCATTTCCCGTCCGTCGAAGGCTCTCTTCAGGCGGAACGCCAGTTCCTCCGCGTACGCCGAGTCCCCCGCGAACAGGTTGTCAGTGACGATGAAGTCGCGGATCCCCGTGTACTCCACCGTGTGGACGATGTCGTGGATAACATCGTCGATGGGACGGACGTAGTACCCGGACTTCCCGTAGAGGGTCAACCACGAACAGAAGGAGCAGCAGTAGGTGCATCCCCTCGACGTCTGGACCGGCATGCACGCCGTCCGGAATCGCTTCGACGCCTGTTCCGCACCCTCCACCACGGACAGATCGTAACGGAAGTCGATTTCCTTGATCCTCGCCGTATCGGAGTTGAAATTCCACGCCCCGTCCAACCTCCGGTAATGCAACCCGGGCACACGGGAGAGGAGGGAGTCGCGGGTAAGCGGGTCCCCCTGTTCGAGGGCCTCCAGGAGGGAAAGGACGCCTTCGTCCCCCTCATGGGCAAAGATGAAGTCGGAGTACCGCCGGGCGCCCTCCGGGAACATTGAGGCATGCTCACCGCCCGTGATGACCGGGACGGCTCCACGGGTCAATTCCCGGAAGCGGGCGACGAACGTCTCGTTCTCCGCTGAAGTGGTGGTGAGCCCGTTCAGCATCACGTAGCGGGGATTCTCCGCGGCCACGGACTCCGGGGTGATCGGGCCGGAATACGGCTCGAACAGCAGTTTCACACGATAG
The window above is part of the bacterium genome. Proteins encoded here:
- a CDS encoding sugar kinase; this translates as MSLLVVGSMAFDSIRSPFGEVERVIGGSATYFSLAASYLTPVRLVSVVGRDFPKGTLDMLSARGIDLQGLKVADGVTFQWKGYYEYDLNIAHTVKTDLNVFENFAPVLPASYRESRYVFLGNIDPKLQLDILAQVREPKIVALDTMNFWIGKSPQLLREVIRSVDIVVINEAEVRELTGEFNLVKAARKLMRMGPGRVVIKRGEYGVLHLSDGEIFAAPAYPLETIFDPTGAGDSFAGGFMGYLSSRDGAALTEMDYRLATIYGSAIASFTVEAFSTERLQGLSREEIDSRLAAYRTLTEFGV
- a CDS encoding ATP-dependent Clp protease ATP-binding subunit; this translates as MATLTKAARMAWEIAAAEAARLRHPLIEREHLLIGLCSLRKILQYLDYTHIESLPVDLLREEADGIQRVLAPLGIAAPSIRRGVRSRLRPGNTVHADRAVHRSEECKRYFRRAGEIVKGGGEVAVRHLFAAVLEDPGPVVSAVLAGAGVSPGVLREKLLLESELEQVPIPVREETGNLPDVPEPVPSDTPLLDRYGRDITRAAREGRLMPFVDSDRTRKTLRQLIKVLMMPTKNNPVLVGEAGVGKTAVVEALAERIALGRDRRFLPGRRLVELSMAEMVAGTKYRGEFEERLTRVIEEVRSHPEVILFIDEFHTVAGAGRAEGAPMDAGNIMKPALARGELRCIGATTVTEYRHSVEKDPALERRFQPVQVAEPGRDETLEILQGVRSHRESHFGVTIADETLSATVELAVRFDPTHFLPDKAIDLLDRACAECRVPLLSMAANSDRYDAVGVAVVTPEHAARAVVEKMGIPIEVARGGLGGIAESRVRGLEEHLNRHIVGQGEAISRICRRLVLSHAGFGDRRRPMGVFLFLGPSGVGKTEVARRIATYLFANERAFIHLDMSEFQEEASVSRLIGAAPGYVGYEEGGRLVARLRTTPYSVVLLDEVEKASPRVFDLFLQLFDEAKITDAQGHTADARHTIFIMTGNIPVRKEMGFRAGEAAVAEGAALAEVRRRFRPEFLNRVDEQIVFRALTPDDVRKVLALQIAELSESLLADHGVALEMDADATDWLAAEGYRPEYGVRELARAVDRWIRAPIGAMSAEGELSRRAASGTPLKVRKTAEGLRVG
- a CDS encoding response regulator → MAMTLDMLVPCYCMLFTDRFGAPLVLILFWDMFGYTFRYGKRYLIYGIFLSVAGFGYVVASTPYWIANRELGISLLLAITVMPAVFVGIMVKKVQDAMSKAEVANRAKSLFVSNMSHELRTPLNGILGTLELLVGTRMDPEQLEYMGNIKNSGDALLSLVNDVLDFSKIEAGKLSISPEEMDLHAFLKSGVAIVFGQIRSKGLTFRVVVSPDLPFLVKGDETRIRQVLSNLLSNAAKFTEKGQITLKVLRESEDASKLVVRFEVTDTGIGMSEEQRKRIFDRFNQADTSITRRYGGTGLGMTISKELVDLMGGQIGVESAQGRGSTFWFTVPMEKQPGKNLSEAMKVKLSRSRITLVSCDDRAATSLNGYLLSWNVRNAHRASNTGEAYDHISRIVKDASTCHVVVVVKKGLNENPYQFSGSLARMGALKNIRLLLVEDDRPCDSEALLESAEHGYRAMVPSYEAVREFLNAIHYVLPFSEGWNASMTGANGKTASHPLLNVLVAEDNEINQVVISRLLEREGHRVKTVSDGYEALQALRNEKFDVALLDLNMPVMGGMETARQYASIAGKDAIPLIALTADATLESRKECEAAGFRRYITKPFEGKRVFSAIYSVVPAGIATPAEGDDEQLALNLPESGAPPSSPREETKPDILDTSYLIQIEAMGPTQDFVKNVVWIFIRDSEKHVRTMEQAAKAGDLGAFRDAAHALKGMAGQIGALTVMDLARSLESMKEGHPMSERLDTIDEIRGDLAAVKRTLLRRISFGHAQMSEGSG
- a CDS encoding MBL fold metallo-hydrolase — protein: MFRADAIEGGVVRMVMSRELFGKELYPAACYLVDGLLVDTGIAHLRRNLVSFLMGKPFEAIVNTHAHEDHMGANALLQKIFKAPIYAHREALPIIALPGRLKLLPYQKFYFGLPAPAHAEPIAEVLEVGGHRYRVHLAPGHSPDHVLLHEEERGWLFCGDAFIAGHDRVFRGSYDLAEILGTLRRILDLAPEAMFTGMGAVLKRPGSKVRGKIAQYEEAAERAAELFRTGLGEKEISRKLFPGDRMVRIVTTGDFTALKLVRAFLRYKGTGTDSPPAVPERVS
- a CDS encoding radical SAM protein, with the protein product MSSNPASGQDRILLIELSPSVPNLGRFLVMPRFGLLAIASVLAEKTRYRVKLLFEPYSGPITPESVAAENPRYVMLNGLTTTSAENETFVARFRELTRGAVPVITGGEHASMFPEGARRYSDFIFAHEGDEGVLSLLEALEQGDPLTRDSLLSRVPGLHYRRLDGAWNFNSDTARIKEIDFRYDLSVVEGAEQASKRFRTACMPVQTSRGCTYCCSFCSWLTLYGKSGYYVRPIDDVIHDIVHTVEYTGIRDFIVTDNLFAGDSAYAEELAFRLKRAFDGREMKPQLTVLMRADQFASGPGALSDRLIRMLSEAGMANVSLGLESISSTSLLQMNKKADLPKYYLASERLRKHGIGMLATFVAGFDGDRYEDVVNISEFSDKIGLFTSQVYARSITTGTVDELLNGQRILHGALDRYKNGHGVWFMPAQMLPSELQHAIFESCFRFHKKGGTSRKLALRAFQSIWAGLQPHYEALRRIEREILVPEGIYRESVTGGYMLESKVLNALYMDEERYGNFQTRCSMIFRSTEPVRGTSPVPVMQANAAWMA